The Halobacillus amylolyticus nucleotide sequence CACTCAATGGTGGAACGGCAAGAGCTACCTCCATTCCTACAGGATGAAGTCTGTTGCTTAATTCTTTTATAAATTGATTAAATAATGACTTGTCCTTTTGCTTTAAACCTTCAAAGTCAATGACGACTCCTTTCAGGTCATACTTGTTTAGAACCTTGTATATGTTTTCAGTCAAGTTGTGCCTTGCCTGTTTGTTTGAAAGCAAATGATGGGCAAGCTGTTCATCAAAGCCTTTAGAAGGAGACAGGTTTGTAACCGTTGCATAAGGAGTTATATTGCGTTTCCAAAGGCGATTTTTGAACGTTTCCATGTGTGGTAAATCACTTAATTGACCGTTATAGTCTGGATGATACTCAAAGGCTGCAATACTGGAGAGAAATTTTAGTTTTTGTTCTATATTACTCTTGTCTTCATTCATTAAGATCGATGAAGGATACGCAAAAGCTCCAATCATGATATTTGGCCGGTTTGAGGGACCGGGAATGGCAAGGTGTTGTCCGGGAATAATCCGATTTGACTTCAAACTGTTTCTCTTTATTAATTGTGAAACAGTTAGTTGGTGTCTTTGAGCGATTTTCCACAGACTATCTCCTTTTTCAACGATATAGGTGTCTCCCTGAATGAGTAACGATTGTCCAGGTGACAATTTATTTATATTTCGTAAACCATTGGTCTTAGTGATATCATCAACACCTACATTGTACTTGGAAGCAATTTCCTTAGCGGTATCACCATGTTTTACAACGTAAATCACAGATGCAAAAACAGGGTTCGCTGAGTTTAAAACGAAAATAAAGGATAGGATACAGATCGAAATTTTATACAGCAATTTTTTTTAACACCTTTCATGTTTTGATAATTTTTATGGCCTTAATCCCCGCTTATTTTTTCTACTTAGAAGATCATAATTTTTAGATCAATCCACTTTGGTGAACAGGGTATAGTTTTCCTTCCAATGCAAAAGAGACCCTGCCCGTTTCCTCCGAGACAACGAGTACCAGTGCATCACTTCGTTCAGATAATCCAATTGCTGCTCTATGCCGTGTCCCAAAGTTTTCCCTACCGGTAGTCTGTCGTGAGAGAGGCAGTACATTTCCAGCTGATATGATTGAATTATCTTCTATTAAAACAGCACCATCATGGAGAGGGCTGCCCGGATAAAAAACAGACTCCAGTAAGGCATATGAAACGGATCCACCGACCGGGATACCGGAATGCATCAATGATGAGAGTGGTTCTTTTCTCTGAACCGCTATTAACGCACCATGTTTACGTTCGGAAAGGTGCTGAATCGCTGTTGATAATGCTTGATAACTATCTGTGAAAGGTGATAAATAAGCTGTTAAATAGTAGGAAGATGCCGTCATGTGCAGGTTATTGAATACACCATGAACTTGTTCAAATTCATCTAAGATACAACAGTCCTTATCCTCAATAGTGATAAGCAAATGATCAATTTCCGTTGTGATTTGATGTAAATATTTCTTTAAATGTTGTTTTACTGGTCCAGAAAGATCCGGTTCCTCAGTGGCCATTTGTTTACACCTGCCTTCATTTTTGTCACATTATCTTTCCACTTTCTTATAAGTAATATGCTTTTTAAACACTTTTTCTAACAATCCCGGCAGCACTTCGCTACTAACTTGTTCTGAAGCCCTTCAAATAAAGAATAGTTGTCCAACAATACAAGCATTTTTTTAGACGGATTCACAATAGGGGGTATATAATCCGAAATAGTCTTATTAGGAATGGTTTTGTTTCTGGAGTGCATAATAAGCAACGTTTATAAAGAAAGGGGATATTTACATGACATCAAACTTATTCAATCCAATAGAGTTGGGAAGTGCGAAGCTAGAGAATCGTGTAGGGGTTGCTCCTATGACACGGACAAGTGGAACATCGGAAGGTCTAGTTACTGACCAAATGGTCTCTTATTATTCAAAGTTTGCTCGTGGAGGTTTTGGGCTTATTATAACGGAAGGGGTCTACCCAGATAACAAATACAGTCAGGGTTACTTTAATCAACCTGGTATTATCGATGCTGAACAAGTAAATGCATGGAAAAGG carries:
- a CDS encoding glycosyl hydrolase family 18 protein, with the translated sequence MLYKISICILSFIFVLNSANPVFASVIYVVKHGDTAKEIASKYNVGVDDITKTNGLRNINKLSPGQSLLIQGDTYIVEKGDSLWKIAQRHQLTVSQLIKRNSLKSNRIIPGQHLAIPGPSNRPNIMIGAFAYPSSILMNEDKSNIEQKLKFLSSIAAFEYHPDYNGQLSDLPHMETFKNRLWKRNITPYATVTNLSPSKGFDEQLAHHLLSNKQARHNLTENIYKVLNKYDLKGVVIDFEGLKQKDKSLFNQFIKELSNRLHPVGMEVALAVPPLSGPNTPSWNAAYDYQTLGQHADFLFLMTYDWHWLGGKPGPIAPISSIRKTLNYATSVISNEKIILGIPLYAYDWPLSDKNVEAEAYSQRYALEKAIEHGSVIHYDHRSGAPWFRYTDENGVRHEVWFEDARSLLAKYRLAKKYNLHGVGGWQIEFNFPQGEQILKEEFTISKTVE
- the cdaS gene encoding sporulation-specific diadenylate cyclase CdaS codes for the protein MATEEPDLSGPVKQHLKKYLHQITTEIDHLLITIEDKDCCILDEFEQVHGVFNNLHMTASSYYLTAYLSPFTDSYQALSTAIQHLSERKHGALIAVQRKEPLSSLMHSGIPVGGSVSYALLESVFYPGSPLHDGAVLIEDNSIISAGNVLPLSRQTTGRENFGTRHRAAIGLSERSDALVLVVSEETGRVSFALEGKLYPVHQSGLI